One Megalopta genalis isolate 19385.01 chromosome 5, iyMegGena1_principal, whole genome shotgun sequence DNA window includes the following coding sequences:
- the ND-18 gene encoding NADH:ubiquinone oxidoreductase subunit 18 → MALRSLSVLRTNGDIRKFCAVPVRYLATKTSKDLIYKPKFHGKTMKEMFESNEKRLYEEALKDKITVPVLEDVGIISGIPEEHIKNRRVRIYCPAKNAMQSGTDNTHMWEIDFETRERWENPLIGWTSTGDPMSNLKVQFVSEKEAIAHCEKMGWEYYVQKKNISNPKPRSYGTNFAWNKRTRVSTK, encoded by the exons GGTACCAGTAAGATACCTTGCTACCAAAACGAGTAAAGATCTTATTTACAAACCTAAATTTCATGGCAAAACTATGAAAGAGATGTTTGAGAGTAATGAGAAAAGATTATATGAAGAAGCTTTGAAAGATAAGATCACTGTACCAGTACTTGAGGATGTTGGAATTATCTCTGGCATCCCAGAAGAACACATAAAGAATCGTAGAGTTCGTATTTATTGTCCGGCAAAGAATGCTATGCAGTCAGGGACAGATAACACTCATATGTGGGAAATTGATTTTGAAACGCGTGAGCGGTGGGAGAATCCACTCATAGGATGGACTTCGAC GGGAGATCCAATGTCTAATCTCAAGGTGCAATTCGTATCGGAAAAAGAAGCAATTGCACATTGCGAGAAAATGGGATGGGAGTACTATGTTCAGAAAAAGAATATCAGTAATCCTAAGCCTCGCAGTTATGGCACCAATTTTGCATGGAACAAACGTACCAGAGTTTCAACTAAGTGA